In Gemmatimonadota bacterium, a single genomic region encodes these proteins:
- a CDS encoding ABC transporter substrate-binding protein, which yields MATRRERIPGEITTTSWFIAGTRGPDPACSMNGWRWEMHVNRRAVRRLGRFAAWAAVSLLAFGSYAQEYSPIETLKQRDAALRALDGAATEAAMDSLVRHAVVSGFDFERHSRISLGRHWRERTDTEREEFVSVLRRWTESRALDKLRKRSDRTTYDGEETRGSRSLVRTTVWYKGTKTLVDYKMELKAGEWLIYDMVIDGASVALANRDAFYKKISRTSYDELLNTLRAKTLEIE from the coding sequence ATGGCAACGCGACGGGAACGGATTCCAGGGGAGATTACGACGACTTCGTGGTTCATCGCCGGGACACGGGGTCCTGATCCGGCCTGCAGCATGAACGGATGGAGGTGGGAAATGCATGTGAATCGCCGTGCGGTCCGCCGCCTGGGACGCTTTGCCGCCTGGGCTGCGGTGTCGCTGCTGGCTTTCGGGAGTTACGCGCAGGAATACTCGCCGATCGAGACGCTGAAGCAGCGGGACGCCGCGCTACGCGCCCTGGACGGGGCCGCCACTGAAGCGGCAATGGACAGCCTGGTGCGCCATGCCGTCGTCTCCGGGTTCGATTTCGAACGGCACAGCCGCATTTCACTCGGCAGGCACTGGCGGGAGCGGACGGACACCGAGCGGGAGGAGTTCGTTTCGGTCCTGCGCAGGTGGACCGAAAGCCGGGCACTGGACAAGCTGCGCAAGCGATCGGACAGGACGACGTACGACGGGGAAGAAACCCGGGGCAGCCGGTCGCTGGTGAGAACGACGGTATGGTACAAGGGCACCAAAACGCTCGTCGACTACAAGATGGAGCTCAAAGCGGGCGAATGGCTCATCTATGACATGGTGATCGACGGGGCGAGCGTCGCGCTGGCCAACCGGGACGCATTCTACAAGAAGATCAGCAGGACATCCTACGACGAACTGCTCAACACCCTGCGTGCGAAAACCCTTGAAATCGAGTAG